The DNA region AAAGACTGTCTTTGTATTTTCATCATAAAAAGTTCTTGTTTTCTCTCTACAATTAGGACATTCACCTTTAAGTAATTTATAAACTCTTTGATTTTTTAATTTGAAATATAAAAGTATTGAAAAGATTGAAATAAGAAATAGTATTAGTAGAAATATAAAAGTTTGCATGAAGTAGAGGGATTACTCTACTTCTGCATCGATAACATCATCGTCATCTTTTTTTGCTTTTTGATCAGCTTGTTGTCCACCTTGATTAGCTTGTTCTTTTTTATACATAGCTTCAGCTAATTTGTGAGATTTTTCAGTTAATGCTTTAACTTTTTCTTCGATTTGCTCTTTAGTCGCATTTTCATCTTTTAAAAGTGTTTCTAAATCTGCTGCTGCATCAATAATAGCTTTTTTCTCTTCTTCAGAAACTGCATTTTCATTCTCTTCTAATGTTTTTCTAGTTGAGTGTAATAATGCATCAGCTTGGTTTCTGATTTCAATTACTTCTTTTCTTTTTGCATCAGCATCTTTATTTGCTTCTGCTTCATTTACCATTTTTTCAATTTCATCATCACTTAATCCAGATGAACCAGAAATAGTAATTTTATTTTCTTTTCCAGTACCTTTATCTTTAGCAGATACATTTAAAACACCATTTGCATCAATATCAAATGTTACTTCAATTTGAGGAACACCTCTTGGTGCTGCTGGAATATCAGAAAGTTCAAACATACCTAAAGATTTATTATCTTTTGCAAATTCTCTTTCACCTTGAACTACATGAATTGATACAGCTGGTTGATTATCTTCTGCTGTACTAAATACTTGAGATTTTTTAACAGGAATTGTAGTTCCTTTTTCAATTAATTTAGTAGCAACTCCACCTAAAGTTTCAATTCCAAGTGATAAAGGAGTAACATCTAATAATAATACATCTTTAACATCACCTTTTAATACACCAGCTTGAACAGCTGCACCTGCTGCAACAACTTCATCAGGATTTACACCTTTATTTAAATCTTTTCCAAAATACTCTTTTACAACTGTATTTGCTTTTGGTAATCTTGTTGAACCACCAACCATGATGATTTCATTAATTTCACCTTTATCTAATCCAGCATCTTTTAATGCAGTTTTAATGTGTCCTAAAGTTTCATTAATTAAGTGCTCAGTCATAGACTCAAATTTTGCTCTTGTTAAAGATTTAACTAAGTGAATTGGTCCAGCATTACCCATAGAGATAAATGGTAAATTGATTTCTGTTGATTCTGCTGATGAAAGCTCTTTTTTAGCATTTTCAGCTGCATCTTTTAATCTTTGTAATGCCATTTTATCTGTTTTAATATCAAATCCATTCTCATCTTTAAACTCTTTTGCTAACCAATCAATAATAGCGTTATCAAAATCATCCCCACCTAAGAATGCATTACCATCTGTTGAAAGTACTTCAAATGTTCCATCACCAATTTCAAGAACAGTAACATCAAATGTACCACCACCTAAATCATATACAAGAACTTTTTCTTCATCTTTTTTATCAAGTCCATATGCTAATGAAGCAGCTGTTGGTTCATTTATAATTCTTAATACATTTAAACCTGCAATTGTACCAGCTTCTTGAGTTGCTTTTCTTTGTGCATCATTAAAATATGCAGGAACAGTAATAACTGCATCAGTAACAGTAGTACCTAAATACTCTTCAGCATCTGCTTTTAATTTTCCTAAAATCTTTGCAGAAATTTCTTGTGGAGTATATACTTTACCAGCAATATCAACTGCTGCAGCACCATTTCTATCTACAATTTTATATCCAACTTTTGATTGTGCTTCTTTAGCATTCTCTTCATTCATCATAAGACCCATAATTCTTTTTACAGAATAAATAGTTTTTTCTGGGTTTGTAATAGCTTGTCTTTTTGCTGGATCACCAACTAATACTTCACCTTTATCTGTAAAAGCAACAATTGAAGGAGTTGTATTTTTCCCCTCTTTATTAGGAATAACTTTTGCTTCACCACCTTCATAAACTGCCATACAAGAGTTTGTTGTACC from Malaciobacter molluscorum LMG 25693 includes:
- the dnaK gene encoding molecular chaperone DnaK encodes the protein MSKVIGIDLGTTNSCMAVYEGGEAKVIPNKEGKNTTPSIVAFTDKGEVLVGDPAKRQAITNPEKTIYSVKRIMGLMMNEENAKEAQSKVGYKIVDRNGAAAVDIAGKVYTPQEISAKILGKLKADAEEYLGTTVTDAVITVPAYFNDAQRKATQEAGTIAGLNVLRIINEPTAASLAYGLDKKDEEKVLVYDLGGGTFDVTVLEIGDGTFEVLSTDGNAFLGGDDFDNAIIDWLAKEFKDENGFDIKTDKMALQRLKDAAENAKKELSSAESTEINLPFISMGNAGPIHLVKSLTRAKFESMTEHLINETLGHIKTALKDAGLDKGEINEIIMVGGSTRLPKANTVVKEYFGKDLNKGVNPDEVVAAGAAVQAGVLKGDVKDVLLLDVTPLSLGIETLGGVATKLIEKGTTIPVKKSQVFSTAEDNQPAVSIHVVQGEREFAKDNKSLGMFELSDIPAAPRGVPQIEVTFDIDANGVLNVSAKDKGTGKENKITISGSSGLSDDEIEKMVNEAEANKDADAKRKEVIEIRNQADALLHSTRKTLEENENAVSEEEKKAIIDAAADLETLLKDENATKEQIEEKVKALTEKSHKLAEAMYKKEQANQGGQQADQKAKKDDDDVIDAEVE